The window CCGCTCTTTGGATTCATACTTAAAGAGCCCGATCAGGTAATTGCCCATGTCTTTTTTAATAGTTGTTTCATCATTGGCCTGTACGAGGGCAGGCAGGATGCCTTTTGTTTTAAAGATCCTGGGTTGGATGAATCTTTTGGAAGAATCGGGGTTATGGTTGAAATAATTTTCGAACCGGGTGGCTTCCAAACTGTCCTGTCCATTCAGGATACCATTGATCCGTTCCGTAAAGTTTCCCCATTCATCTACGCAATACAGTGTTTTGATGCCCAGCTGACTGGCCAGCCTGAATCCTATTTGTTCTGCTTCATCCCTTTTGAGTGAGTACTTCCCCTGAACGTATTGGTTAAGGGTAGAATCAGTGACATGTTGTTCCGAAACAAACCTTTCAATAACGATCACCGTTGGTTTGAACCTCGCTATTTTTTCTGCAATTTGTACAATCTCTTTCTGGTATTTGGGTTCCAGGACATCGATCTGGTCGTTTTTACTGACCTGCTGTACATCAAGGTTGGGAAAATTGAAATGGAAACACCCCAGGGTCATTACCTCAACCTTTTTATCCTGCGCCCTTAGCGCCGAACAGGAGATAAGCAGGAGCAGGGGTATTAATCTTTTCATACGGATGGTTGGTTTGAAATAGTTATCCCTTCAGTTTGTCGATGAGTTCATCTGTGTTCATTACAATGGCAAATTCATTATGCAAGCTGGCCAATGCGGTATCATGGATCAGTTCAGCAGGATAGTTTTGTCCGTCTGCACCAACCTTATTAAAGGTGGCACAAGCATCGGCAACCAGGAAAGTTTCATAACCGTAGTTGCCTGCCA is drawn from Flavihumibacter rivuli and contains these coding sequences:
- a CDS encoding DUF5694 domain-containing protein, whose translation is MKRLIPLLLLISCSALRAQDKKVEVMTLGCFHFNFPNLDVQQVSKNDQIDVLEPKYQKEIVQIAEKIARFKPTVIVIERFVSEQHVTDSTLNQYVQGKYSLKRDEAEQIGFRLASQLGIKTLYCVDEWGNFTERINGILNGQDSLEATRFENYFNHNPDSSKRFIQPRIFKTKGILPALVQANDETTIKKDMGNYLIGLFKYESKERDFTGVDFETGRWFSRNLKIFRNIQRIAVQPTDRILVIYGAGHLTLLNYFFECSPEYQLARTNDYLR